Proteins found in one Gordonia sp. PDNC005 genomic segment:
- a CDS encoding porin PorA family protein yields the protein MAETPTPRWTTRDLLAPTAFFLGALLVAAAIAVGPVVGDRFRAVGLDVDTTWVGDGSDRSRVLDRCSLDRPTARVLEAQVQQRRRVVAVRPSDADVVTLQAGTSLGVDHYLVDGKSVKAKDVCAEQTLAATIDRVTIDRVTALPTGDASEVQFDDKKGAVSIPNRTGFTYLLPYDFELTSPRYFDVTTRQSVLLAETGTETVDGRNTVHFTATVSDTDLSRFDTRAVVTRPASWFGTFRGVAPHEPLTATLHHSSVRDLYVDVATGVIVDERVHISEEFRFIPALAARSRELRDFRLVNIETTLIGDRQSRRDAADAAAARQRPVTIVTVVLPTVLGVLGVGAIAAGVVISRRSARG from the coding sequence ATGGCCGAGACCCCCACGCCTCGCTGGACGACACGTGACCTGCTGGCTCCGACGGCGTTCTTCCTCGGCGCGCTGCTGGTGGCGGCGGCGATCGCGGTGGGACCGGTCGTCGGCGACCGGTTCCGCGCCGTCGGCCTCGACGTCGACACCACCTGGGTGGGGGACGGGTCGGACAGGTCTCGAGTCCTCGATCGATGTTCTCTCGACCGACCCACTGCGCGGGTCCTCGAAGCACAAGTCCAGCAGCGTCGTCGGGTCGTCGCCGTCCGCCCGTCGGACGCCGACGTGGTGACACTGCAAGCGGGAACATCGCTCGGCGTCGACCACTACCTCGTCGACGGGAAGTCGGTGAAGGCGAAGGACGTCTGCGCGGAACAGACCTTGGCGGCGACGATCGACAGGGTCACGATCGATCGGGTGACGGCCCTGCCGACCGGTGACGCGTCCGAAGTCCAGTTCGACGACAAGAAGGGCGCGGTGTCGATCCCCAACCGTACGGGTTTCACCTACCTGCTGCCGTACGACTTCGAGCTCACCTCCCCGCGATACTTCGACGTGACGACTCGCCAATCGGTCCTCCTTGCCGAGACCGGCACCGAGACCGTCGACGGCCGCAACACCGTGCACTTCACCGCGACCGTCTCCGACACCGACCTGTCGCGATTCGACACCCGCGCCGTCGTGACCCGTCCAGCGTCGTGGTTCGGAACGTTCCGCGGGGTCGCACCCCACGAACCCCTGACTGCCACGCTGCATCATTCTTCGGTGCGCGACCTGTATGTCGACGTCGCGACCGGCGTGATCGTCGACGAGCGTGTCCACATCTCCGAGGAGTTCCGTTTCATCCCCGCCCTCGCCGCCCGGTCGCGCGAGCTGCGCGACTTCCGGTTGGTCAACATCGAGACGACGCTGATCGGCGACCGTCAGTCCCGACGCGACGCGGCCGACGCCGCTGCGGCCCGCCAGCGCCCGGTCACTATTGTCACCGTCGTCCTGCCCACCGTCCTCGGAGTGCTCGGCGTCGGCGCGATCGCCGCAGGCGTGGTGATCAGTCGCCGTTCGGCGCGGGGCTAA